In a single window of the Desulfovibrio sp. Huiquan2017 genome:
- the rplL gene encoding 50S ribosomal protein L7/L12: MADITKEQVVEFIGNMTVLELSEFIKELEDVFGVEAAAPAVAVAAAPAAGGDAAAEEEQTEFDVVLTGAGGNKIAVIKAVRAITGLGLKEAKALVDEAPKALKEGVSKDEADEAAKQLQEAGAEVEVK; the protein is encoded by the coding sequence ATGGCTGATATCACCAAAGAGCAGGTCGTCGAGTTCATCGGCAACATGACCGTCCTGGAACTGTCCGAATTCATCAAGGAACTCGAAGACGTCTTCGGCGTCGAGGCCGCCGCTCCCGCGGTTGCCGTGGCCGCTGCTCCGGCCGCCGGTGGCGATGCTGCCGCTGAGGAAGAGCAGACCGAGTTCGACGTCGTCCTGACCGGCGCCGGCGGCAACAAGATCGCCGTCATCAAGGCTGTCCGCGCCATCACCGGCCTGGGCCTGAAGGAAGCCAAGGCTCTGGTTGACGAAGCGCCCAAGGCTCTGAAGGAAGGCGTCTCCAAGGACGAGGCTGACGAGGCTGCCAAGCAGCTGCAGGAAGCTGGCGCCGAAGTTGAAGTCAAGTAA
- the rplJ gene encoding 50S ribosomal protein L10 codes for MNRQEKAQIIEQLHEKASRASIAVVTDFKGMTVEEMTQLRAKCFEIGVDYQVVKNTLARLALNDTDHGVLSEHLKENCAIALGYEDPVALAKALADYAKTNKKFAMRYGTLEGQFLDSDAVKELAKMPSKPELLSSLLGTMQAVPRNFVCLFANIERKFLYALTAIKEQKEAA; via the coding sequence ATGAACAGGCAAGAAAAAGCCCAGATCATCGAGCAGCTGCACGAAAAAGCTTCGCGCGCCAGCATCGCCGTCGTCACCGATTTCAAGGGCATGACCGTTGAGGAAATGACCCAGTTGCGCGCCAAGTGCTTCGAAATCGGCGTCGATTACCAAGTCGTCAAGAATACCCTGGCCCGGTTGGCTCTCAACGACACCGATCACGGTGTATTGAGCGAACACCTTAAAGAGAACTGCGCCATTGCGCTGGGTTACGAAGATCCCGTAGCCCTTGCCAAGGCGCTTGCCGATTACGCCAAGACGAACAAGAAGTTCGCCATGCGTTACGGCACTCTCGAAGGCCAATTTCTTGACAGCGACGCAGTGAAGGAACTCGCCAAGATGCCCAGCAAGCCTGAGCTCTTGAGTTCCCTTCTCGGCACGATGCAGGCCGTACCTCGCAATTTCGTCTGTCTGTTCGCAAACATCGAGCGCAAGTTCCTGTATGCCTTGACCGCCATCAAGGAACAGAAGGAAGCCGCGTAA
- the rplA gene encoding 50S ribosomal protein L1 translates to MPKHGKKYRNAVGDRDIAVRVDVEEGVKAAVAAAYAKFDETVDVAINLGVDPKYSDQMIRGAVSLPNGLGKDVRVAVFCKGDKENEAKEAGADFYGSDELVEKIQSGWLDFDKAVATPDMMAVVGKIGRVLGPRGLMPNAKTGTVTMDVAKAVSELKAGKVEFKVDKAGVLHAPIGKVSFGPDKLLENLKALLDTVMRMKPSSAKGTYMKALAVSSTMGPGVKIDPLTVRKFLEV, encoded by the coding sequence ATGCCTAAGCATGGAAAAAAATACCGCAACGCCGTGGGTGATCGCGACATCGCCGTGCGCGTTGATGTCGAAGAGGGCGTGAAGGCCGCCGTTGCTGCTGCCTACGCCAAGTTCGACGAGACCGTGGATGTGGCCATCAACCTCGGTGTGGATCCGAAGTACTCCGATCAGATGATCCGCGGTGCCGTCTCCCTGCCCAATGGGCTGGGCAAAGACGTCCGCGTGGCCGTTTTCTGCAAGGGGGACAAGGAAAACGAGGCCAAGGAAGCCGGTGCCGATTTCTACGGTTCCGACGAACTGGTCGAGAAGATCCAGTCCGGCTGGCTCGATTTCGACAAGGCTGTGGCCACCCCGGACATGATGGCCGTGGTCGGCAAGATCGGCCGTGTGCTCGGCCCCCGTGGCCTGATGCCCAACGCCAAGACCGGCACCGTGACCATGGACGTGGCCAAGGCCGTCAGCGAACTCAAGGCCGGTAAGGTCGAGTTCAAGGTGGACAAGGCCGGCGTGCTGCACGCTCCCATCGGCAAGGTCTCCTTCGGCCCCGACAAGCTCCTGGAGAACCTGAAGGCGCTGCTGGACACCGTCATGCGCATGAAGCCTTCCTCCGCGAAGGGCACGTACATGAAGGCGCTGGCCGTTTCCTCGACCATGGGCCCGGGCGTCAAGATCGACCCCCTGACCGTCCGCAAGTTTTTGGAAGTCTAA
- the rplK gene encoding 50S ribosomal protein L11, whose product MAKKELGKIKLQIPAGSANPSPPVGPALGQHGVNIMEFCKAFNAKTQDQKGLIIPVVITVYADRSFDFITKTPPAAVLLLKAAKLEKGSGEPNKVKVGKVTKAQIKEIAELKMADLNANDIEHAMLQIEGTARSMGLDVKA is encoded by the coding sequence ATGGCTAAGAAAGAATTAGGAAAGATTAAACTGCAGATCCCCGCAGGCTCCGCCAACCCGTCCCCGCCGGTCGGTCCGGCCCTGGGCCAGCACGGCGTGAACATCATGGAGTTCTGCAAGGCGTTCAACGCCAAGACGCAGGACCAGAAGGGCCTGATTATCCCGGTGGTCATCACCGTGTATGCGGACCGCTCCTTCGACTTCATTACCAAGACCCCCCCGGCGGCGGTGCTCCTGCTTAAGGCCGCCAAGCTCGAAAAGGGCTCCGGGGAACCCAACAAGGTCAAGGTCGGCAAGGTCACCAAGGCCCAGATCAAAGAGATCGCCGAGTTGAAGATGGCTGACTTGAACGCCAATGACATCGAGCACGCCATGCTTCAGATTGAGGGCACTGCCCGCAGCATGGGCCTCGACGTGAAGGCCTAA
- the nusG gene encoding transcription termination/antitermination protein NusG — MDATMEHAAPRARWYIVHTYSGFEQRVEQTVREMMRTGQDKGLIEEVVMPTEKIVEMVKGERKTSTRKFYPGYIMIKMILTDDSWHLIQSIPRVTGFVGGKNRPTPMRDSEAENILNMMESRQEKPRPKFNFERGDDVRVIDGPFSGFNGVVEEVNYDKGKLKVSVSIFGRQTPVELDFVQVDKG, encoded by the coding sequence ATGGATGCCACAATGGAACACGCAGCGCCTCGTGCACGCTGGTACATCGTCCACACCTACTCGGGCTTCGAGCAGCGCGTGGAACAGACCGTGCGTGAAATGATGCGCACCGGACAGGACAAGGGCCTCATTGAGGAAGTCGTCATGCCCACCGAAAAGATCGTCGAGATGGTCAAGGGTGAGCGGAAGACATCGACCCGCAAGTTCTATCCGGGCTACATCATGATCAAAATGATCCTGACCGACGATTCCTGGCATCTTATCCAGTCCATTCCGCGCGTGACAGGATTCGTCGGCGGCAAGAACCGTCCGACGCCCATGCGCGACAGCGAGGCGGAGAACATCCTCAACATGATGGAAAGCCGTCAGGAAAAACCCCGTCCCAAGTTCAATTTCGAACGCGGTGACGATGTTCGGGTCATCGACGGCCCGTTTTCCGGCTTCAATGGTGTTGTGGAAGAAGTCAATTACGACAAGGGCAAGCTCAAAGTATCCGTCTCTATCTTCGGGCGTCAGACTCCTGTGGAGCTTGATTTTGTCCAGGTGGACAAGGGATAG
- the secE gene encoding preprotein translocase subunit SecE, translating into MAKKKGKKVAEKQTAQSQAAGLKGKIKEFTEFFEESKVEIKKVVWPTRKETVTTCIAVLVVSVVIAIYLGVVDLALSKIVEAIL; encoded by the coding sequence ATGGCCAAGAAGAAAGGCAAGAAGGTCGCTGAAAAGCAGACCGCACAGTCCCAGGCAGCCGGTCTTAAGGGCAAAATCAAGGAATTCACTGAATTTTTTGAGGAGTCCAAGGTCGAGATCAAGAAGGTGGTCTGGCCGACCCGCAAGGAGACCGTCACTACGTGCATCGCCGTGCTGGTCGTTTCCGTGGTCATCGCTATCTACCTGGGTGTCGTTGACCTGGCGCTCTCGAAGATCGTCGAGGCCATCCTCTAA
- the rpmG gene encoding 50S ribosomal protein L33, whose product MRVNIQLQCTECKRKNYATQKNKKNTTGRLEVSKYCPWDKKHTVHKESK is encoded by the coding sequence ATGCGAGTCAACATTCAGCTGCAGTGCACCGAGTGCAAGCGTAAGAATTACGCGACGCAGAAGAACAAGAAGAATACTACCGGACGGTTGGAAGTGTCCAAGTATTGTCCCTGGGACAAGAAGCACACTGTCCACAAAGAGTCCAAGTAG